ACTTTGCCTTTTAAAAACGGGCGACATGGAAAGAGGCGAGCAGCTCATCTTAGAGGCCTTAACGCGGGAGCCATCACTTCGATACGGGGAACCTTATCTGGAACTGGGAGAAATATTCAGCGTTCGCGATGCCCAAAAAGGATTAGACTACTTAGAAAAGATCCCTGCGATTAATTCCTCGTCCGCGGAAACGCACTATCGTTTAGGAAAGCTATACAACCAGTTAGGTCGCCGCGCAGACGCTCAAACCGCCTTTAAAGACGCTTGCATGATCTACAGCAGCTTACCACGATATTTACGACGGAAACAAAGAAGATGGGCGCTCCTCGCCCGCCTTAAAGGAGGCAAATAACTGAGGGGTGGCCTTTCCTCCCCCTCAAGTAATATTTTGCGAGGAAAGGTTCTCCTTCATAACATTAAAATGAGTTCAAAAGGATGATGAAATTGTTCAGCAATGCGCGCCGTATATTACAACAATATTTTGGTTTTTCTACCTTTCGACCGGGACAAGAAGCGATGATTAAACACGTTTTAAACGGACAAAACGCATTGGCGTTAATGCCGACGGGCGGCGGAAAATCACTCTGTTACCAAATACCCGGACTAATTATGGACGGAACAGCGCTCATTATCTCGCCGCTCATTTCTCTCATGAAAGATCAAGTAGATGCCTTAAACGCATTAGAAATATCCGCAACGTATATCAATAGTTCTCTTTCCCACGCCGAACAGCGAGAACGACTGGACAACTTACAAGCTGGGTTGTATCGGTTTTTATATATTGCTCCAGAGCGGTTTGAATCACGCGAATTTATGGATGTGATTCGTTCCATTCCGCTTTCCCTGATCGCCTTTGATGAGGCTCATTGCATTTCACAATGGGGACATGACTTTCGACCAAGCTATCGTTCGATAACATCAACTCTTCAGCAAATCCCGAATCTTCCAGTCACGATTGCCCTGACAGCCACGGCAACCGATGCTGTTATACGGGATATTCAACAAATTTTGTCGATTACCCCGGAAGATACCGTTAACACAGGATTTGCTCGAGAAAACCTCCACTTTCAAGTTTTAAAAGGGATCGATAAAACTGATTTTATCTTGCAATACATACAGTCCCACGAAAAAGAGTCGGGAATCATTTACTGCCCAACACGCAAAGTAACAGATCGAATTTATCAATTGCTTGATGAACGAGGCCTGAAAGCGGCGCGGTATCATGCTGGGATGAGCGAGGTCGCTCGCCAACAAGCCCAGTCGGACTTCATTCAGGATGAGGCCACAATCATGGTCGCAACCAATGCGTTTGGGATGGGCATTGATAAATCAAACGTCCGTTATGTAATTCACTATGCCCTGCCGATGAATCTTGAATCGTATTATCAGGAAGCCGGAAGAGCGGGACGAGACGGCGAACCGAGTCAGTGCTATCTGTTATTCGCCGCCCAAGATATTCAACTCCAACGCTTTCTGATCGAGCGCTCTTTTATGGATGAGCAAAACAAAGAACGAGAGTATGAGAAATTACAAGCAATGGCGAATTACGGGCATACTGATCGCTGTTTGCAGCAATATATCCTAGCTTATTTTGGGGAAGATGTCGAGGAACTCCGCTGCGGGCGTTGCAGTAATTGCAATGACGAGGGTGAAAAGGAAGACCGCACACGCGAGGCCCAAATGATTCTTTCCTGTGTGAAGCGGATGGGGGAACGTTATGGGGCGACGATTACCGCTCAAGTATTAAAAGGATCCAAAAACAAACGGGTGTTAGAGCTCGGGTTTGATCGCCTCTCAACGTACAACTTGCTTCCTCACTACACAGAGAAAACGATTGTTAATTGGATCCACTACCTTTTAGCTGACGGATATTTGTATATCCAAGATCCTAAATATTTAAATCTGGCTTTAACGCCGAAAGCCAATGATGTGTTAAAAGGCGAAGCTTTGGTTTGGATTCGTCAGCAAGCGGAAGAAAGTCAAGCAACGCGGGAATTCGATGACGAGTTGTTTGATCATCTAAGAGCGTTGCGCAAACAAATAGCCGATGAACAACTGTTGCCCCCCTACCTCATCTTTTCGGATGCAACGCTGCGCGATATGTGTCGGTTTATCCCTGAAACCACACAGCAAATGCTAGGCATTAAAGGGGTTGGTGAAAAGAAGCTCGAACAGTATGGAAATACTTTTATGAAAGCAATCGAAACTTATGTTGCGAAATATGGTAAACCGAACAGAGCGGAAACGCGAAGCGCGACCCGAATAAAAGACAGGGAAAATCCAAGCCATTTGGTTACGTACCAATTATTTGAAGAAGGTCGTTCCCTTGAGGAAATTGCCGCAGAACGCGAGTTAACCGAGCAAACGATCGAAAATCATTTATTTCAAGCTTACCGAGATGGACACCCACTCGATTGGTCGCTTTTCTTTACCGAAGATACAGAACAATTAATTTTACAAAAACATAGTGAACTTACTGAGAAAAGGCTAAGACCGCTCAAAGAAGCTTTGCCGGACGAGTTAGATTATACTACGATAAAAGCTGCGCTTGTTAAAAATGGTCACATGTAAACGCAGAAAACGGGGCATCCTATTCTGAACTAACTACGTAAAATCTGTTAAGAGGATGTGAACGTTTTGAAAATATGGTCTATGAAAAAGATGGAAAAGTTAGAGGAGAGTTTGCTAAACGGCGCTGAAGCATTAGAAATGGATGCTGAGCGGGCTGAGCGCTATTTAATGGTGGATCTATATTCAGGAACTCCACTTTTCCAAACCGAGCGAGAGTCATCTAATTAACATTTAAGGAAAATGGCGAGTCCCCTAACAAAGGGGGCTTTCTTTATGGGAGTTTTCGACAATATGTCGATATCCCTACTAATATCTACAATTTTCTTATCAAATATGTTATAATTAAATAATAATGCCTAAGGGGGTGTAGTTATGTATAAGGTAGGAGACAAGATTTTCTATCCCATGCACGGCGCAGGGGTTATTGAATCGATGGAAGAGAAGGAGATCCTCGGTGAAAAACAACTCTACTTTATCATTAAGTTTCCTTACAGAGAAATGCAAATTATGATCCCTAAAGAAAAAATATCTAATCTAAACATTCGGCCGCTCGTTGAACCTTCCATCATTGATGATGTTTTCAACCAATTTCATGAGGGAGAAACTGAAACGATCGCCAATCCGAACCATAGATACCGCAATAATATGAATAAGCTGAAGAGCGGAGATATTTATGAAGGGTCGCAAGTGATCCGAGATTTAACCCGCATGAGTAGAGAAAGAACTTTAGGCACAGATGACAGAGCTATGCTTGATCAGGCCCAACAATTACTGATTAGTGAAGTCAGCCTCGTTAACAACATTGAACAAGAGGATGCTTCAGAACTGCTAACTAAAGTCATCGAAGAGTAAAAAAGGAGGCTCCGTTCCTCCTTTCATCTTCACTATAAAAAAGAAAAGTTATTGCCCGACGGCTATGATATACTTGAACAACAATGAATATTTTAGGTCGATAATTCACATGTTATAAGGGGAGTATCACTTAATGAAATTGATACCCGTTATAATATGTGAATTTTTTATTTAATGCCGCATATTATAATAATTTTTTTGGAGGTATTATGCAATGCAAACAACAGGAACAGTAAAGTGGTTTAATGCAGAAAAAGGGTTTGGCTTCATCGAAGTAGAAGGCGGCAGTGACGTATTTGTGCACTTTAGCGCAATTGAAGGCGATGGTTTTAAATCTCTAGACGAAGGACAACGCGTGCAATTCAGCGTCGTTCAAGGAGATCGTGGACCTCAAGCTGAAAATGTAGTTAAATTATAACTGCAAACAGCAAAGAAGAAGACGCCAGGCGCGCCTTCTTCTTTCTCCATTATACAGGCATCATCCAGACGCCTACTGGTCTTCTATTCATATGCTTCTTAACACCGTTTTAACGTAATCTTCTAATTGCGCTAAGGAAGAAAATCCTTTAAAACTTTCTGCGTCTCGCTCGATTCCCATCTTTGCGTGAACGAACACAGAGCCTTCTAATCTGAAACCAAACTTTTCAATCAAATGCAATTCCTCATCTAAGAATATCAAAACGATCTTTCCTTTCAATCCCCTAGCTGTCTAAACCAACTACTTCCAAAATAAAACCTTCTCGTTCTGTAACAGATACACGGTGTTCTTTGATCTTTTGCCAGCCTTTATCTTCTTGAATTAAAAGTAGAATTTGTTCATCCTCAATGATAGATTCGTTGCCATCCTGGTGTTCACAGGCAATCCACCACGAACGAACTTCATCGCCAACGCCCGTGCTGGACTCTAATATTGCGTCCCGCAAATTAAATTGCGGGTATTGTGAACGAAGATGGGCTAATACTAACGCTTCTAACTGCTCATGATTAAAGCGAATCCGAACACTCACGTTCATTCCTCTTTTCTCGTTATGTAACCTATGCTCATAAAGAGGGCTTCGCAGCCCCCTTTCCCCTTTAATGAGGTTTGTCCTTTAATTTATCATCACCGTAATCTTTCAATACGTTCCCTTCTTCGTCAACGATTTTGAGTGAATTCAAGTTTGCCCTTAAGGAGTTACGCATCGCTTGAATATACTCCTGTCTCAACGCCGCCTGTTCTTCCTTTTCTTGGTCATTCAATCCGATTGTTTTCGCTTTGCGAGCCAACACATTGATCCGCTCGATCTTCTCGGGAGTCACCAAATGAATCGTCCCCTCTCTAAAAAGATGTCGAATTATTATATCATATTCCCTAGAGCACAGTCTAATTCACATCGATTCTTTCGAACTTATGTTTGTATAATTTACCTATGCTTGTTATAATAGTTTTAGATAATTAACGTTTAATTTGTATACATAATCTAGCTAGCTATATATATAAGAATTCAGAGGGGGTGGATGAATTGAAGCTTTCCACGCGACAACACGCAATCCTAAATTTTATTAAAAATGAAGTGAAAGAAAAAGGGTATCCTCCATCCGTCCGAGAGATAGGACAAGCTGTCGGTTTAGCGTCCAGCTCGACGGTGCATGGACATTTATCACGCTTAGAAAAAAAAGGCCTAATTCGCCGCGATCCAACGAAACCGCGAGCGATTGAAATATTAAATGAACAAGATCTTGCTCAACCAGACGAATCGGTTTCCTCCGTAAAAATTCCCGTGCTCGGGAAGGTCACCGCTGGAGAACCCATTTTAGCGGTTGAAAATATCGAAGAATATTTTGTGCTACCGGAACATATGGTTGGCAGCGATACGGTGTATATGCTGCGTGTGCAGGGAAGAAGTATGATCGACGCCGGGATTTTTGACGGTGATTACGTGATCGTTAGACAGCAATCCGTCGCAAATAACAGCGATATTGTTGTTGCTATGACAGAAGAAGAAGAAGCGACTGTGAAACGTTTTTTTAAGGAAAAAAATCATTTTCGTTTGCAACCGGAGAATGAGGCGATGGAGCCTATCTTGCTGCCGCATGTGACGATCTTAGGAAAAGTCATCGGTGTCTACCGATCTATTCATTAAATTAAGGTATAAAAAGCAAGCCAGGAACCCCGAGTCGTGATTCACGCTTGCTTTTATTATTTTTTCTATCCTTCGATTAGATAGCGATAAAAAACCAAATCATCATCGCCAACTGCAAAATCACCTTCGCTAGGCCCCCGCCTAAAAATGCGGCAAGCGTTCCCATGGCAATCTTGGCGGATAGGCCTAGATCTTTATTTTGAATCCATTCAACGAGGAACACAGCAATAATCGGACCTAAAATAAAACCAATCGGACCAGCAAATAAGAAGGGACCGATCACCATTCCCGCAATCGAGGCTACGACTCCCCACTTACTCCCGCCATATTTCTTCACAAAGACAAGATTAGCCAACAAATCAGCCACGAAGATCAACACGGTCAAGACTCCCATTCCCCACCAGAATGATGCGGACAAGCCTTCGCCAGGCAAAGCAAGGCCAAACTGATACAATAAGAATCCAATCCATACGAGTAAAGCTCCAGGGATGATCGGCACAAACACGCCGATCAAGCTGCCGATAAAACACAATGCAATGAGTGTCCAAAAGACCCAGGTCATGTTCGGGTCACCTCTTCCCCATCTATTTCTACTATTTCTTAATATGTTATACGAAACACGCTCAAAAAGGAATCACTTGTTTAAAAAAAGTCCAGTGTGACGCTACTTGCGTCCCGCTGGACTTTCTTTGTTTACTCTTGATTTTGAATCTCAACCTTCGCTCCATCAGACAGAAGCGTTTGACCCTTTACAACAATCGTATCCCCAGATTGAACACCAGAAATAATTTCAATTTCACTGCTTGTTTCATGGCCTGTTGCCACTTCAATTTTTTCAACTATATTTTCTTCCGTCACTTTATAAACCCAACGTGTTCCTTGCTCATCGAACACCGCTTTACGTGGCGCGACAATACTCTTACGCTGCTTGTCCGCTGTATTGAAGAGAATATCGACAATCATGTCTGCTTTCCACTGATGATCACCATTTGGAACGGAAATTTCCATCGGAAACGCCTTTAATTGTTCATCCATTACAGGAGAAATCGTTGTCACGGAAGCTTCCAATGTTTTTGATAAAGCTGGTATTTCAATCGTAACAGGATCTCCAACATTGGCCGTTGTTACCTCACTCTCAGAAAGGTGAGCTTTTACAATAATCGGATTGATATCCACGATCGTAACGACCGGGCCCTGCGGACCAACCATTTCACCCGCAGCGCCGTTAACAGCAGAAACAATTCCGCTAATTGGAGCTTTTACTGTTGCATTAGCTAGTTGTTCACGAGCATTTTCAAGACCGCTTAACGCTTGAGCAGCAGAAGCGCGGGCAACATCAACCGCGCTTTTTGCTTGCGCGAACCCAACTGAATTTTTTGCGTTTTCATAAGATGCTTTTGTATTTTCGAGCGCTGTAACAGCATTGTCTAACGCCAATTTCGCATTTTTTAAACTGGATTGAGCATTTTCCCATTCAACCGTAGAAATTGCGCCTGCTTCATACAGCTGCTTCATGCGCGTTGCGTTTGCTTGCGCGTCATCATATGCTTGTTGCGCTTGTTCAATCCCATTTTGGGATTGCTTCAAACTTTGTTCTAGTTGCGTTACATTACTTTGCGCTTGATCAAGACCTTGTTCCGAACTATTTTCCGCCTGTCTTACATTAGCTAAGGCGACTTGATAAGAAGCTTCTGCCTGTTTGACTGCGTTTTGTAAATCTACTTGATCTAATGTAAACAACGTATCGCCCTGGCTAACAACTTGTCCTACTTTTACATGCACTTTGCTCAATTTTCCGTTTACTTTAGGAGATAGATGAGCCGTCGTGTTCGGCTCAAATTTCCCAGCGATACCCCCTTGGTCACGGATAAGACCTTCCACTGCTTGTTCTACTTGCACAGGCACCGTTTCTTCGTCTTCAACTGAAGTGTTTGCTTCTTTGCTGGAACATCCTGCAACCGCTAAGCTAAGCGCCAGGATCGATAAGACCCACTTACCTCTTTTTATCACGTCACGATTCCTCCTCATTTATGCCTGTATGTGATCGGCTTGAACGTCTTTATTTTTTCTTCGATTTTTGCGATTGCGACGTTTGATCCCTATATCGTCAAACCAAGCATATACGACAGGAATCAAAACCAATGTAATCAAAGTGGAGAAACTCAATCCAAAAGCGACAACAATCGCCATTGGCGCCTGCGCTTCGCTTCCTTCTCCTCCCCCAAACGCTAACGGTAAAATCGCTAAGATGGTAGCGAGCGTCGTCATGAGAATGGGACGAAGTCGGATCGGACCCGCTTGTAAGATTGCTTCTCTTGTTTCTAATCCATCTTTTTTCAAGTGATTCACAAAGTCGATAAGGATAATCGCATTGTTTACAACGATCCCGATCAACAGAATATACCCGATGATCGCCATAACACTCATGGAATGTCCCGTTACTAATAATCCTAACACTACGCCAATAATTGTCGGCGGAATGGAGAACATAATAACGAACGGCGTCATTAACGATTCAAACTGCCCGGCCATAACCATATATACAAGCACAATAGCAAGAATCATTGCCAAACCTAGACTAGCAAACGATTCCATCATTTGTTGATCATCCCCGCCATAGTGAATGTTGTAACCGTCTGGTAGATTAATTTTGTCCAAACTGGCCCTAACATCATTCGTCACTGAACCTAAATCTCGACCCGCGATATCGCTTGTTATTTGAACTTCACGCGTTTGATGAGATCGCTGAATCGCTTGCGGAACTTCTTTTCTAATAATATCCGCTACAGAGGATAAAGCTACATTCGCTCCTTGCGGTGTTGTAATCCGATAACGCTCAAGGTTACGTTTATCTTGTTGCAGCGCGGTCGGCATTTTTAATCGCACATCGAACTCATCATTTCCTGTACGGTAAGTCGTTACATCTTCCCCGCCAAAACCAGTTCGCACCGCTGAAATAATTTGGCCTGTGCTTAAACCATATTGACTTGCTCGTTGCGAATCAACAATAACTTGGTACTCCTCTTGGACACCATCCATCGATGTTTTAACATTGAAGGCCCCTTCAACTTGTTGCATCTCAGCAGCCATGATGCCCGAAATATCTTGTAGCACATCAAGATCATCGCCACGAAGATTCACCTGGATCGGCGCTCCACCCATGCCATCCATAGCAGATGATTCTTCTACTGTAATTTTAGCATCAGGAATAAAGTTTACCTTTTTTCTCGTCTCAAGAACAATCTCCTCCGTTGAGCGCTTGCGTTCATTCAACGGTTTCATAATGAGCGTAACTCGACCTAAATTGGCCGTGTTCACAGAGAAGCCATCCGGTCCTCCTCCGGAACCAATAGATGTATACATCATATCCAATTCAGGAATATCTTTGGTTACCTCTTCGATTTGAGCGACAGCTTTTGCTGTTTCTTCTAGAACTGTTCCAGTCGGCATTTCAACAGAAACGGAAAACTGACCTTCGTCCATTTTCGGAATAAATTCCATCCCTACGAAAGGAAACAGCGCAAGTGAGCCAACGAGTGTTCCAATCGTAATCGCCAACACTGTTTTTCTTTTGTTTAAAGCCCACTCTAAGATACGTCCATAAAATTTAGATAAACGCTCAAACCCTCGATTAAACCAGACCACTGGATTCTTGCCTTTATATTCGCCATGATACAATGATTCGTCGGGTATTTTATCTAACCAACGAGACCCTAACATAGGCACCAGCATCATGGAAACGACCAAGGCCGCAACGTGAGAAAAGATAACCGTTAAGGCTAAAGGTCCAAATAATTCAGCCGCAATTCCATCAACGAAAATGATCGGTAAAAATACAACGATTTGGGCTAATGCAGAAGCCATAACCGCATTTCCCACTTGTTTTGACCCTTCAACAGCTGCTTCTAACACGCCCTTGCCCAGCTGCCTTTGTCGGTAGATATTTTCTAAAATAACAACGGCAAAGTCAACGAGTGATCCCAATCCCAGCAAAATCCCGCTGAGCGAAATTAAGTTGATTGTTTGCCCAGAAAAATACATCATGGAAAACGTAGCCACAACCGAAATTGGAATAACGATCGACACGACAAGCGTCGAACGAGCGCTATTTAAAAACAGATAAAGGATGATAACAGCGAATGCCAGTCCTAAAATACCATGTTCGGTCACGGATTTGATCGAATCTTTGATCATATCCGAGTTATCTACAATGACCGTCACATTCATACCTTCCGGTAATTCAGTTTTTAGTTTTTCGATCTCTTTCATCACATGATTCGCTACGTCAACAGTATTCCCGCCTGACGCTTTCGTCACAGTCAACCCTAAACTAGGCTCTCCATTAAAGTACGCCAACTGCGTCACTTCATGATGAGTGTCTTCAATAGACGCAATATCGCGTAGATAAATCGATCCGCCTGGGATTGTAATTGGGGTATTGCCAATTGATTTTACCTGTTCGTATTCCCCTTCAACGCGAATTTGGAATTTTTGATCGCCTTCTCGAATCGAACCAGCTGAACCGGCTAAGTTCATCGCTCCGAACGATTGCCTCACTTGATCAAGTGTAATGCCATACGTTTGCAGTTTCGAAGGATCTACCGTGACCTCAATAACACGGTCGTTTCCACCGCTAATACCAACGGACGCAACACCATCGATCCGTTCTAAACGTGGTTTGATATCATCATCGGCAATTGCTTTCAATTCCGTGATATCCCCGTCTCCAGCAAGCGCCATCGTAATTACAGGTTCGGCATTCGGGTCAAATTTTAAGATACGCGGACTATTCGCCGAATCCGGTAACGAGCCCCGTACCATATCCACCTTATCCCTCATATCGAGGGTCGCCTGATCAATATCGACGCCCCAATTAAATTGAACGATTACTTGAGACGACCCCGATATTGAATTAGAGGAAACGGTATCGACATTTGAGACAGATGCGAGCGCCTCCTCAATTGGTCTTGTGACCAACGTCTCCACTTCTGCGGGGGTCCCGCCGTCGACACTCGTTACAACGACCGCTACCGGTAAATTTAATTCTGGATAAAGATCGACTGCCATCTTTGGAAAAGAAACAAAACCAAAGATTAACATCGCAATCATGATCATTAACACAGTAACCGGTCTGCGAATCGAAAATTGTGATAAATTCATATCTACTGCTCCCTTCCTCTATCGTTCTCTACAATTCTTTCTAAATATTCTTGCAGCAATTGTAGAGATGAATACATCTCGCTTAATTGCGACTCAGTTAATTCCTCACGAAGCCCGTTAAAGAAGATGGTGAAGTAGTCTTCTTTTAAAACAGGGTATTGTTCACCCAATTGATTATAATCTTGCGACAAAGACACGCGGACCACGCGGCGGTCGTTCTCATCTCGTTTTCGAACGACGATTTTATTTCGTTCTAGGCGATCGATCACCCCTGATACGGTGCTATTGGATAGGTCTAGCGCTTTAGATAATTGCCCGATTGTTTTCGGTCCTAAATTCAGTTCCCCAATCACAACAGCCTGAGGGACTGTAATTCCATTTTTCATTAATTCGCGCGACATTAAGGAAAATATAAATTTATTTGTTTTTAATAACAATTCTGTAATTTCATTAATCGCGGCCATGTACTCCTCTCCTCTATCTTAATCTCCCCTTTAATTCACTCCCGAAATATTTCGCATCACGAAATAATATTACACTTCGTCCCTTCAACAGTCAACCCTAAAACTCGCGCGAATTCTTATTGAAAAAGAACAGATTTAATTGTATAAAAATCAGAGGAGGAATCGATTGCAGTAGGGAAGTTAATTAGAATGAAAAAATAAAACAACCCCCTGCTATCAAGCAGGGGGCGTATCTATAAGGAGCCGATTTAATATTCCGTATCTAGGTGATCAATCGCGTCTTTTAGGCCATTTAATCCTTTTTCTTTAGGATGGCGAATATCAGCCTTATGCAATAGCGTGTACGCCTCATTGATCAAGTCATATCGCCAATCAGCAAATTCAATCGCGTTTCGCGCATCCTCCTCCCTCACAACGATAAATCCTTGCTCGTGAAGTTTTTCTAGTTGGGATTTGCTAATGATTTTCTCGATCTCGGACAAGCGCTCTAATTGCTTTTCCACAGCGTGACCCCCTTCTTTTCAGTTATAAGTAATTTTATCACAAAACATACGGTTATAAAGGTTTTTAGAATGGAAATAATAGCTTATCCAAAAAGAGCAGAAAAAAACGTCCTTAAGGACGTTTTATCTAAATAAACCTGGAGCAATAATAAATACAACCCAACCTAAAAAGGAAAGAGTAGGAATAGCGGCTATGAGTATGATCTCCCAAAGACGAGGATAATCGTTATTCAACTGACCGACCTCCTTTAACTCTTTCTTTTATATATATTCATGTAAGCGCTTTAATTGAACTGGAATAATAAAATAAAAAAGTCTTCAGATATAATCCTAAAGACTTTTCACTCAATTATAGAAAAAATCCGTTCGTTACTCCATTTAGAATAACAAACGGATTCCACAGACGATCCAATCTTAACTTATTTTCACTTTGCGGTATCTTGGTTTATTTTGAACCTTTTCAGTTAATTCCTTTTTCCAGTCTAAGAATTCGTAACTAAGCAATAATGATTCATCACGGGGCCTTTGGAACGGTACACGTATAATGTCCTTTATTTCTGCTGGGTTAGTCGATAGAATCACAATTTTATCTGATAAAAACAACGCTTCTTCAATATCATGGGTAATGAAGAAAATCGATTGTTCAGATGCCTCCCACGTCTCCATCAGCCATTTTTGCATATCAAGTCTTGTAAATGCATCAAGGGCAGAGAATGGCTCGTCTAACAACATGATTGGTTGTGGACTAAGTAAGGCGCGAATGAATGCAACCCGTTGCCGCATCCCCCCCGATAATTGGTGTGGATACGCATTCAGTCGGTGGCCAAGCCCTGCTTTTTCTAACAATAATTTTTGCTTGTTCCGTATCCTTTTTCCCAGATAACTCTTGTCCAAGTAACGCATTCTCCAGGACGGAACGCCAAGCAAACAACGATGCTTGTTGCGGCATGTAACTAATGTAACCCGTTTTATTCGTAATTCTCTTCTCATCGAGATAGATGTCCCCGTCATCTGGCGATAGTAGCCCACCAATTAAATTAAATAACGTGCTTTTCCCACTGCCTGATGGACCGAGTAAAGAAACAAATTCTCCCTTTTGAATGTCAATCGATATATCTTTCAAGACGAGCTGCCCACTAAAAGATTTGCTTATATTTTTTAGGGTTAGTGTCATGCTTCTCTCTCCTCCCTATTCCACCGAATGAGTAACCGCTCTATTAATACGATCAATGAGAAAAATGCCAAACTTAGTATCATCGCAAAAATAATTGCAACAAACACACGTGGCGTTCGATATGAAGAGGAGGCCAATGTCATAAAAACACCGATCCCTTTTTGCGCGCCTAACCACTCGGCGACGACTCCGGTCATCACACTGTATGTTGCCGCAATCTTAATTCCAGAGAAGATGGAAGGCAGAGCATGCGGCCATTCTAATTTCGTAAATAACTGTGAGCGAGTGGCCCCCATCATCTTCATATAATGAAGCAACTCGCGGTCCGTCTGTTGCAATCCACTAAGTGTCGCAACGGCGATGGGAAAAAATGAGGTCATCGAAATGATAATAATTTTTGGTGTCGCGCCTAACCCAAACCAAATCAGCAACAAGGGAGCCAACACGACAGTCGGAATGTTTTGCGACAATATTAAAAACGGGTAGATCGTTTCACGAACACGATCAAAATGGTGCAGCAACGTCGCGCTCGTGATCCCGATCGTTGTACCAATACTAAAACCGACTAAAACGAGTTCGATTGTTGAATACACATGTGGTAAAAAAGTAGGCAACACTTCTTTCATTTCCATAGCAATCAAAGACGGGGCCGGCAAGATCCACGTTTCGATGTTAAAGAAACGCGCTGCCCACTCCCAAATAGCGATAAAAATAAGTAACGCGAGCGCCGGTCGCCAACTTCGGAGCAAAAGACCTCGATTCGTCATTGCAATCTACACTACCTTTTCACGTTCTCAATAAATTGATTTGTAAATGCTTTTGCCGCATCGATTTCTTGATCAATAATCCCTTCATTAAACAAGAAGTCAGCATAGGATTTCCAGCGGATTTCCTCTTGAATCCCCCATTGTTCCGAATCATCCTGATAACGCGGAGACAACCAAGCTTGAGACGCTTTAACCAATTCAGGATCTAGGTCGGGTTCTGCAGCGATCAGAATTTCAGCCGCTTCTTCAGGATGCTCAATTGCAAATTCATACCCTTTCGCCGTTGCTTC
This portion of the Ammoniphilus oxalaticus genome encodes:
- a CDS encoding DUF896 domain-containing protein, whose protein sequence is MTPEKIERINVLARKAKTIGLNDQEKEEQAALRQEYIQAMRNSLRANLNSLKIVDEEGNVLKDYGDDKLKDKPH
- a CDS encoding cold-shock protein — its product is MQTTGTVKWFNAEKGFGFIEVEGGSDVFVHFSAIEGDGFKSLDEGQRVQFSVVQGDRGPQAENVVKL
- a CDS encoding CarD family transcriptional regulator, which gives rise to MYKVGDKIFYPMHGAGVIESMEEKEILGEKQLYFIIKFPYREMQIMIPKEKISNLNIRPLVEPSIIDDVFNQFHEGETETIANPNHRYRNNMNKLKSGDIYEGSQVIRDLTRMSRERTLGTDDRAMLDQAQQLLISEVSLVNNIEQEDASELLTKVIEE
- the recQ gene encoding DNA helicase RecQ, producing MMKLFSNARRILQQYFGFSTFRPGQEAMIKHVLNGQNALALMPTGGGKSLCYQIPGLIMDGTALIISPLISLMKDQVDALNALEISATYINSSLSHAEQRERLDNLQAGLYRFLYIAPERFESREFMDVIRSIPLSLIAFDEAHCISQWGHDFRPSYRSITSTLQQIPNLPVTIALTATATDAVIRDIQQILSITPEDTVNTGFARENLHFQVLKGIDKTDFILQYIQSHEKESGIIYCPTRKVTDRIYQLLDERGLKAARYHAGMSEVARQQAQSDFIQDEATIMVATNAFGMGIDKSNVRYVIHYALPMNLESYYQEAGRAGRDGEPSQCYLLFAAQDIQLQRFLIERSFMDEQNKEREYEKLQAMANYGHTDRCLQQYILAYFGEDVEELRCGRCSNCNDEGEKEDRTREAQMILSCVKRMGERYGATITAQVLKGSKNKRVLELGFDRLSTYNLLPHYTEKTIVNWIHYLLADGYLYIQDPKYLNLALTPKANDVLKGEALVWIRQQAEESQATREFDDELFDHLRALRKQIADEQLLPPYLIFSDATLRDMCRFIPETTQQMLGIKGVGEKKLEQYGNTFMKAIETYVAKYGKPNRAETRSATRIKDRENPSHLVTYQLFEEGRSLEEIAAERELTEQTIENHLFQAYRDGHPLDWSLFFTEDTEQLILQKHSELTEKRLRPLKEALPDELDYTTIKAALVKNGHM
- a CDS encoding tetratricopeptide repeat protein yields the protein MSKFILFSLLWWITGSPFLSILLLLVIFYFLDRRYVRLFPSIARPIQMASRAAKLRQELSLNPHHTGNKQELARIFIERKRYDQALPFVEEVSKKIPDSSEALYEWGLCLLKTGDMERGEQLILEALTREPSLRYGEPYLELGEIFSVRDAQKGLDYLEKIPAINSSSAETHYRLGKLYNQLGRRADAQTAFKDACMIYSSLPRYLRRKQRRWALLARLKGGK
- a CDS encoding DUF456 domain-containing protein produces the protein MTWVFWTLIALCFIGSLIGVFVPIIPGALLVWIGFLLYQFGLALPGEGLSASFWWGMGVLTVLIFVADLLANLVFVKKYGGSKWGVVASIAGMVIGPFLFAGPIGFILGPIIAVFLVEWIQNKDLGLSAKIAMGTLAAFLGGGLAKVILQLAMMIWFFIAI
- the lexA gene encoding transcriptional repressor LexA, whose amino-acid sequence is MKLSTRQHAILNFIKNEVKEKGYPPSVREIGQAVGLASSSTVHGHLSRLEKKGLIRRDPTKPRAIEILNEQDLAQPDESVSSVKIPVLGKVTAGEPILAVENIEEYFVLPEHMVGSDTVYMLRVQGRSMIDAGIFDGDYVIVRQQSVANNSDIVVAMTEEEEATVKRFFKEKNHFRLQPENEAMEPILLPHVTILGKVIGVYRSIH